TTGGATGAATAGCAGCACTACAACTACCAACGGAAATTGCAATGGATATACCTTTACCCAAGTTGTCGGTCAACAGTCCTCGGGCTGTACTGTGCCTAACACCAACGGACAAGGAATTCAATACAATACTGATACTATTCCCTTACCTACAAATGCAGCTTCACAAAATCGTGCTGCCTTAGGCCTCGACAGCACCAACTTGGCGGTTGTTTCAAAAAGCGAGGCGTGTGTAGCTCTAGGTCTTTTAAGCACATGTGCTAGCGTTCCTACTGGTGCATATCTCCCTTTGCAGAACGGAAAACCGTCTGGTGGAATCTATGTTCAAGGAGACGCTAAGCTTACTTTAAGTACCGCCTCTGGAAAACAGATCTATACCATTGTTGATGCAAACGGCAAAACTACCGTGATTACAATCGATTATGTTGCAGCGACGACTACAGTTTTAAGCCCAACCGGTACAACTAGCGTATATCCCGGAGTAATCAACGGACAGGTCTATGTCACTGGCAATTTGACCAGCCTCAGTGGCCCGCCTCGTACTGGTACATTGCCTAATCCAGCCCCAAGTACAAGCGTACCTACCGTTGTTTCTCCCGCTATTGCTTCAAAAACGCAATTGAATATTGCTGCAGGCGGTAGTGTAACCGTAAATGGAGATATTACCTACACAGACGACCCACGCGCTGTGAACGGAGCTCAGAACGTATTAGGTATCATTTCTGGATCCCAAAATGTAAACATCGGTACGTCTGCGCCGAATGACGTATACATACAGGCTGCTATTCTGACTGGAGCGACTGGAACAGGATTGGGCGTTGTGAATTACAACGGCGGAACGGGTAGCCGAGGATCAATTCATTTGCTTGGTAGTTTGGCGGAAGATACAGATCAGCTGCGCGGAGTGTTAGACAACAGTGGTAATCCTATTCGAGGTTACAGTGATGATCTGCACTTCGATCAACGTTTTCTAAATGGTGGTGCGGTGCCACCCTTTTTCCCAGCAACTCAACG
This region of Deinococcus ruber genomic DNA includes:
- a CDS encoding DUF4900 domain-containing protein; the encoded protein is MNKKSKANGFILITVLMMMVLIATIGVTLFIKSSSEAKQVGNSQNQAQARAYAEAGQADMFFYIANPGLAVINSVIKPYSDAFANSNGNAATTAIIPTSAYNSILTSLVPQFPDIVTASEGYTITSHIIFRTLRTDTGGFTKVGTSQVQPYFLDYSITGSATQGTNGNKRTVITEGTVKIILGRIPLNQYILLANDGGSGTDGKQGFFDGTSSYDGPVHVNGNLALSGKPTFSLGLTVSSSSIWMNSSTTTTNGNCNGYTFTQVVGQQSSGCTVPNTNGQGIQYNTDTIPLPTNAASQNRAALGLDSTNLAVVSKSEACVALGLLSTCASVPTGAYLPLQNGKPSGGIYVQGDAKLTLSTASGKQIYTIVDANGKTTVITIDYVAATTTVLSPTGTTSVYPGVINGQVYVTGNLTSLSGPPRTGTLPNPAPSTSVPTVVSPAIASKTQLNIAAGGSVTVNGDITYTDDPRAVNGAQNVLGIISGSQNVNIGTSAPNDVYIQAAILTGATGTGLGVVNYNGGTGSRGSIHLLGSLAEDTDQLRGVLDNSGNPIRGYSDDLHFDQRFLNGGAVPPFFPATQRFGVQAGYPIQRTWTEN